The following coding sequences lie in one Arabidopsis thaliana chromosome 3, partial sequence genomic window:
- a CDS encoding Eukaryotic aspartyl protease family protein (Eukaryotic aspartyl protease family protein; FUNCTIONS IN: DNA binding, aspartic-type endopeptidase activity; INVOLVED IN: proteolysis; LOCATED IN: endomembrane system; EXPRESSED IN: 21 plant structures; EXPRESSED DURING: 11 growth stages; CONTAINS InterPro DOMAIN/s: Peptidase aspartic (InterPro:IPR021109), Peptidase aspartic, catalytic (InterPro:IPR009007), Peptidase A1 (InterPro:IPR001461), Peptidase aspartic, active site (InterPro:IPR001969); BEST Arabidopsis thaliana protein match is: Eukaryotic aspartyl protease family protein (TAIR:AT2G42980.1); Has 35333 Blast hits to 34131 proteins in 2444 species: Archae - 798; Bacteria - 22429; Metazoa - 974; Fungi - 991; Plants - 531; Viruses - 0; Other Eukaryotes - 9610 (source: NCBI BLink).), translating to MFSKYSFILCLIFFFVTAFSGDSRALAGNNEQKNISGFSGIDFPNPMRFGSASSSTSNDCGFSSPEKEPTKERTGENKTVKFHLKRRETTTTEKATTNSVLELQIRDLTRIQTLHKRVLEKNNQNTVSQKQKKNDKEVVTTTPVASSVEEQAGQLVATLESGMTLGSGEYFMDVLVGSPPKHFSLILDTGSDLNWIQCLPCYDCFQQNDNQSCPYYYWYGDSSNTTGDFAVETFTVNLTTNGGSSELYNVENMMFGCGHWNRGLFHGAAGLLGLGRGPLSFSSQLQSLYGHSFSYCLVDRNSDTNVSSKLIFGEDKDLLSHPNLNFTSFVAGKENLVDTFYYVQIKSILVAGEVLNIPEETWNISSDGAGGTIIDSGTTLSYFAEPAYEFIKNKIAEKAKGKYPVYRDFPILDPCFNVSGIHNVQLPELGIAFADGAVWNFPTENSFIWLNEDLVCLAMLGTPKSAFSIIGNYQQQNFHILYDTKRSRLGYAPTKCADI from the exons ATGTTTTCCAAGTACAGTTTCATTCTTtgtcttattttcttcttcgtcacaGCATTTTCCGGCGACTCCAGAGCTCTTGCTGGAAACAATGAGCAGAAGAACATCTCTGGCTTTTCTGGGATTGACTTTCCAAATCCAATGCGTTTCggttctgcttcttcttccacaagcAACGATTGCGGCTTCTCTTCCCCTGAGAAAGAACCCACCAAGGAACGGACCGGAGAAAACAAGACGGTGAAGTTTCACTTAAAGCGCCGGGAGACTACGACTACAGAGAAGGCAACAACAAATTCAGTTCTTGAGCTTCAAATCCGAGATCTCACAAGAATTCAGACGCTTCACAAAAGAGTTTTGGAGAAGAACAACCAAAACACTGTTTcgcagaagcagaagaagaatgataaaGAAGTTGTTACCACTACTCCGGTGGCTTCTTCCGTGGAGGAGCAGGCTGGTCAATTGGTGGCAACACTTGAGTCTGGTATGACTCTCGGTTCTGGCGAGTACTTCATGGACGTGTTGGTTGGTTCGCCACCAAAACACTTCTCCTTGATTCTTGATACAGGGAGTGACTTAAACTGGATTCAATGCTTGCCTTGCTACGACTGTTTCCAGCAAAACG ATAACCAATCATGCCCTTACTACTACTGGTATGGGGATAGCTCCAACACTACCGGAGATTTTGCAGTAGAGACTTTCACGGTTAACCTCACGACAAATGGAGGGAGCTCGGAGTTGTATAATGTTGAAAATATGATGTTCGGTTGCGGTCATTGGAACCGAGGTCTCTTCCATGGTGCTGCAGGCTTGCTTGGTTTAGGAAGAGGCCCGCTTTCGTTTTCCTCTCAGCTTCAGTCTCTTTATGGTCATTCCTTCTCTTATTGCCTTGTCGACAGAAACAGCGATACCAACGTTAGTAGCAAACTGATTTTCGGAGAAGACAAGGATTTGTTAAGTCACCCGAATCTGAACTTCACTTCTTTTGTCGCTGGGAAAGAAAACCTCGTCGACACATTTTACTACGTACAAATCAAATCCATTCTAGTCGCGGGAGAAGTTCTAAACATACCTGAAGAAACATGGAATATCTCATCAGATGGAGCTGGAGGGACGATCATTGATTCAGGTACAACCTTAAGTTACTTCGCAGAACCTGCATATGAattcatcaagaacaagattGCTGAGAAAGCTAAAGGGAAGTATCCGGTCTATAGAGATTTTCCAATCCTAGATCCTTGCTTCAACGTCTCTGGCATTCATAACGTTCAGCTGCCAGAGCTTGGGATTGCTTTTGCAGATGGCGCTGTTTGGAACTTCCCGACAGAGAATTCTTTCATATGGTTGAATGAGGATTTGGTTTGCTTGGCAATGCTAGGAACTCCCAAATCAGCATTTTCAATCATTGGAAACTACCAGCAGCAGAATTTTCATATACTCTATGATACAAAGAGGTCTAGGCTCGGGTATGCACCTACAAAGTGTGCAGATATATAA
- the Cand3 gene encoding tobamovirus multiplication protein (LOCATED IN: endomembrane system; EXPRESSED IN: 24 plant structures; EXPRESSED DURING: 15 growth stages; CONTAINS InterPro DOMAIN/s: Protein of unknown function DUF1084 (InterPro:IPR009457); BEST Arabidopsis thaliana protein match is: tobamovirus multiplication 1 (TAIR:AT4G21790.1); Has 35333 Blast hits to 34131 proteins in 2444 species: Archae - 798; Bacteria - 22429; Metazoa - 974; Fungi - 991; Plants - 531; Viruses - 0; Other Eukaryotes - 9610 (source: NCBI BLink).), translated as MLLASSPSISVWLLSMPLLLSSHSFRFILAAYFFQLSRFHRRNKQVGWTRQKVLHLMIASSNTGSVIYFVAAVIATCTRWHHWSNALGFLLMAFPKILFLATFLLLLSFWVDVCHQGNGEEDDDDDEENSIQQVLLEKSKSKPGSSNASDRRKCCSFHGIHVGTRQKFVVAAIILVFILMISFAILIWIASGKNPMNSSLLAEVYVDIFAAIILITGGGICFYGLRLLFNLRKVRSEQVSSEMRKVSGLAGVSVVCFTVSSLIALLTHIPLFYHWNPSKLHGIKALVLLIIYYFIGSTVPLAFVLWVLRELPPQNIVSRQEDTRRITYVNYETVPRQPQGPQQDWASATVSKNQVSKASPI; from the exons ATGCTCCTAGCTTCATCGCCGTCAATCTCTGTTTGGCTTTTATCGATGCCGCTCTTGCTTTCATCGCATTCCTTCAG ATTTATCTTGGCTGCCTACTTCTTTCAGTTATCTCGATTTCACAGGCGGAATAAACAAGTTGGATGGACTCGGCAAAAA GTACTTCATCTTATGATTGCTTCTTCAAACACTG GTTCTGTTATTTATTTCGTGGCTGCGGTTATAGCGACTTGCACAAGGTGGCATCATTGGTCCAACGCATTAGGTTTTCTACTCATGG CCTTTCCCAAAATTCTGTTTCTGGCAACTTTTCTCctgcttctctctttctg GGTAGATGTTTGCCATCAGGGAAATGGagaggaggatgatgatgatgatgaagaaaatagCATCCAACAAGTGTTGCTTGAAAAAAGCAAGAGCAAGCCAGGTTCTTCGAATGCAAGTGATCGTAGAAAGTGTTGCTCTTTCCATGGTATTCATGTTGGAACCCGGCAGAAGTTTGTTGTTGCG GCAATTATTCTTGTGTTCATCTTAATGATATCATTTGCAATCCTTATCTGGATCGCTTCCGGAAAGAATCCTATGAATTCTTCATTATTGGCTGAG GTGTATGTCGATATTTTTGCTGCAATAATCCTAATCACTGGAGGAGGAATCTGCTTCTATG GCCTGCGTCTGCTCTTTAATCTAAGAAAGGTGCGGTCTGAACAAGTTTCATCAGAGATGCGAAAG GTATCGGGTCTAGCAGGAGTCTCAGTTGTTTGCTTCACTGTTAGCTCTTTAATCGCTCTTCTCACACACATTCCA CTCTTTTATCATTGGAACCCAAGCAAATTACACGGCATCAAAGCATTGGTTCTTCTGATCATATACTATTTCATAG GTTCCACCGTCCCATTGGCTTTCGTTTTATGGGTTTTGCGGGAGTTACCCCCTCAAAACATTGTGAGTAGGCAAGAAGACACCAGAAGGATTACTTATGTCAACTATGAAACTGTTCCAAGGCAACCTCAAGGTCCTCAACAAGACTGGGCCTCCGCCACAGTGTCGAAAAATC
- the Cand3 gene encoding tobamovirus multiplication protein (CONTAINS InterPro DOMAIN/s: Protein of unknown function DUF1084 (InterPro:IPR009457); BEST Arabidopsis thaliana protein match is: tobamovirus multiplication 1 (TAIR:AT4G21790.1); Has 198 Blast hits to 197 proteins in 29 species: Archae - 0; Bacteria - 0; Metazoa - 0; Fungi - 2; Plants - 190; Viruses - 0; Other Eukaryotes - 6 (source: NCBI BLink).), translating into MKILATLFESTKDKCYAPSFIAVNLCLAFIDAALAFIAFLQLSRFHRRNKQVGWTRQKVLHLMIASSNTGSVIYFVAAVIATCTRWHHWSNALGFLLMAFPKILFLATFLLLLSFWVDVCHQGNGEEDDDDDEENSIQQVLLEKSKSKPGSSNASDRRKCCSFHGIHVGTRQKFVVAAIILVFILMISFAILIWIASGKNPMNSSLLAEVYVDIFAAIILITGGGICFYGLRLLFNLRKVRSEQVSSEMRKVSGLAGVSVVCFTVSSLIALLTHIPLFYHWNPSKLHGIKALVLLIIYYFIGSTVPLAFVLWVLRELPPQNIVSRQEDTRRITYVNYETVPRQPQGPQQDWASATVSKNQLPGKSLVGLQNGS; encoded by the exons ATGAAGATCTTAGCGACTCTTTTCGAATCAACCAAGGATAAATGCTATGCTCCTAGCTTCATCGCCGTCAATCTCTGTTTGGCTTTTATCGATGCCGCTCTTGCTTTCATCGCATTCCTTCAG TTATCTCGATTTCACAGGCGGAATAAACAAGTTGGATGGACTCGGCAAAAA GTACTTCATCTTATGATTGCTTCTTCAAACACTG GTTCTGTTATTTATTTCGTGGCTGCGGTTATAGCGACTTGCACAAGGTGGCATCATTGGTCCAACGCATTAGGTTTTCTACTCATGG CCTTTCCCAAAATTCTGTTTCTGGCAACTTTTCTCctgcttctctctttctg GGTAGATGTTTGCCATCAGGGAAATGGagaggaggatgatgatgatgatgaagaaaatagCATCCAACAAGTGTTGCTTGAAAAAAGCAAGAGCAAGCCAGGTTCTTCGAATGCAAGTGATCGTAGAAAGTGTTGCTCTTTCCATGGTATTCATGTTGGAACCCGGCAGAAGTTTGTTGTTGCG GCAATTATTCTTGTGTTCATCTTAATGATATCATTTGCAATCCTTATCTGGATCGCTTCCGGAAAGAATCCTATGAATTCTTCATTATTGGCTGAG GTGTATGTCGATATTTTTGCTGCAATAATCCTAATCACTGGAGGAGGAATCTGCTTCTATG GCCTGCGTCTGCTCTTTAATCTAAGAAAGGTGCGGTCTGAACAAGTTTCATCAGAGATGCGAAAG GTATCGGGTCTAGCAGGAGTCTCAGTTGTTTGCTTCACTGTTAGCTCTTTAATCGCTCTTCTCACACACATTCCA CTCTTTTATCATTGGAACCCAAGCAAATTACACGGCATCAAAGCATTGGTTCTTCTGATCATATACTATTTCATAG GTTCCACCGTCCCATTGGCTTTCGTTTTATGGGTTTTGCGGGAGTTACCCCCTCAAAACATTGTGAGTAGGCAAGAAGACACCAGAAGGATTACTTATGTCAACTATGAAACTGTTCCAAGGCAACCTCAAGGTCCTCAACAAGACTGGGCCTCCGCCACAGTGTCGAAAAATC
- the Cand3 gene encoding tobamovirus multiplication protein (CONTAINS InterPro DOMAIN/s: Protein of unknown function DUF1084 (InterPro:IPR009457); BEST Arabidopsis thaliana protein match is: tobamovirus multiplication 1 (TAIR:AT4G21790.1); Has 196 Blast hits to 195 proteins in 29 species: Archae - 0; Bacteria - 0; Metazoa - 0; Fungi - 2; Plants - 188; Viruses - 0; Other Eukaryotes - 6 (source: NCBI BLink).), protein MKILATLFESTKDKCYAPSFIAVNLCLAFIDAALAFIAFLQLSRFHRRNKQVGWTRQKVLHLMIASSNTGSVIYFVAAVIATCTRWHHWSNALGFLLMAFPKILFLATFLLLLSFWVDVCHQGNGEEDDDDDEENSIQQVLLEKSKSKPGSSNASDRRKCCSFHGIHVGTRQKFVVAAIILVFILMISFAILIWIASGKNPMNSSLLAEVYVDIFAAIILITGGGICFYGLRLLFNLRKVRSEQVSSEMRKVSGLAGVSVVCFTVSSLIALLTHIPLFYHWNPSKLHGIKALVLLIIYYFIGSTVPLAFVLWVLRELPPQNIVSRQEDTRRITYVNYETVPRQPQGPQQDWASATVSKNQVSKASPI, encoded by the exons ATGAAGATCTTAGCGACTCTTTTCGAATCAACCAAGGATAAATGCTATGCTCCTAGCTTCATCGCCGTCAATCTCTGTTTGGCTTTTATCGATGCCGCTCTTGCTTTCATCGCATTCCTTCAG TTATCTCGATTTCACAGGCGGAATAAACAAGTTGGATGGACTCGGCAAAAA GTACTTCATCTTATGATTGCTTCTTCAAACACTG GTTCTGTTATTTATTTCGTGGCTGCGGTTATAGCGACTTGCACAAGGTGGCATCATTGGTCCAACGCATTAGGTTTTCTACTCATGG CCTTTCCCAAAATTCTGTTTCTGGCAACTTTTCTCctgcttctctctttctg GGTAGATGTTTGCCATCAGGGAAATGGagaggaggatgatgatgatgatgaagaaaatagCATCCAACAAGTGTTGCTTGAAAAAAGCAAGAGCAAGCCAGGTTCTTCGAATGCAAGTGATCGTAGAAAGTGTTGCTCTTTCCATGGTATTCATGTTGGAACCCGGCAGAAGTTTGTTGTTGCG GCAATTATTCTTGTGTTCATCTTAATGATATCATTTGCAATCCTTATCTGGATCGCTTCCGGAAAGAATCCTATGAATTCTTCATTATTGGCTGAG GTGTATGTCGATATTTTTGCTGCAATAATCCTAATCACTGGAGGAGGAATCTGCTTCTATG GCCTGCGTCTGCTCTTTAATCTAAGAAAGGTGCGGTCTGAACAAGTTTCATCAGAGATGCGAAAG GTATCGGGTCTAGCAGGAGTCTCAGTTGTTTGCTTCACTGTTAGCTCTTTAATCGCTCTTCTCACACACATTCCA CTCTTTTATCATTGGAACCCAAGCAAATTACACGGCATCAAAGCATTGGTTCTTCTGATCATATACTATTTCATAG GTTCCACCGTCCCATTGGCTTTCGTTTTATGGGTTTTGCGGGAGTTACCCCCTCAAAACATTGTGAGTAGGCAAGAAGACACCAGAAGGATTACTTATGTCAACTATGAAACTGTTCCAAGGCAACCTCAAGGTCCTCAACAAGACTGGGCCTCCGCCACAGTGTCGAAAAATC
- the Cand3 gene encoding tobamovirus multiplication protein, giving the protein MIASSNTGSVIYFVAAVIATCTRWHHWSNALGFLLMAFPKILFLATFLLLLSFWVDVCHQGNGEEDDDDDEENSIQQVLLEKSKSKPGSSNASDRRKCCSFHGIHVGTRQKFVVAAIILVFILMISFAILIWIASGKNPMNSSLLAEVYVDIFAAIILITGGGICFYGLRLLFNLRKVRSEQVSSEMRKVSGLAGVSVVCFTVSSLIALLTHIPLFYHWNPSKLHGIKALVLLIIYYFIGSTVPLAFVLWVLRELPPQNIVSRQEDTRRITYVNYETVPRQPQGPQQDWASATVSKNQVSKASPI; this is encoded by the exons ATGATTGCTTCTTCAAACACTG GTTCTGTTATTTATTTCGTGGCTGCGGTTATAGCGACTTGCACAAGGTGGCATCATTGGTCCAACGCATTAGGTTTTCTACTCATGG CCTTTCCCAAAATTCTGTTTCTGGCAACTTTTCTCctgcttctctctttctg GGTAGATGTTTGCCATCAGGGAAATGGagaggaggatgatgatgatgatgaagaaaatagCATCCAACAAGTGTTGCTTGAAAAAAGCAAGAGCAAGCCAGGTTCTTCGAATGCAAGTGATCGTAGAAAGTGTTGCTCTTTCCATGGTATTCATGTTGGAACCCGGCAGAAGTTTGTTGTTGCG GCAATTATTCTTGTGTTCATCTTAATGATATCATTTGCAATCCTTATCTGGATCGCTTCCGGAAAGAATCCTATGAATTCTTCATTATTGGCTGAG GTGTATGTCGATATTTTTGCTGCAATAATCCTAATCACTGGAGGAGGAATCTGCTTCTATG GCCTGCGTCTGCTCTTTAATCTAAGAAAGGTGCGGTCTGAACAAGTTTCATCAGAGATGCGAAAG GTATCGGGTCTAGCAGGAGTCTCAGTTGTTTGCTTCACTGTTAGCTCTTTAATCGCTCTTCTCACACACATTCCA CTCTTTTATCATTGGAACCCAAGCAAATTACACGGCATCAAAGCATTGGTTCTTCTGATCATATACTATTTCATAG GTTCCACCGTCCCATTGGCTTTCGTTTTATGGGTTTTGCGGGAGTTACCCCCTCAAAACATTGTGAGTAGGCAAGAAGACACCAGAAGGATTACTTATGTCAACTATGAAACTGTTCCAAGGCAACCTCAAGGTCCTCAACAAGACTGGGCCTCCGCCACAGTGTCGAAAAATC